The following proteins come from a genomic window of Gossypium raimondii isolate GPD5lz chromosome 5, ASM2569854v1, whole genome shotgun sequence:
- the LOC105767486 gene encoding polygalacturonase At1g48100 isoform X1: protein MKLHRSLCLVALMFLVIITSSITSVEGRKHHHHKHKKDKKKNNSDNCTVPGSSPASPPTIPGHASYPTGSKTFDVLSFGAKGNGVSDDSKAFLTAWKAACKISGATVEIPSGFKFLIKPITLQGPCMPNLVLQINGALLAPPKVGSWPKSSLFQWINFKWIHNFTIQGSGVVDGQGSQWWTPSNQIYLIQKYLKHVPNWKPTALRFYSSFNVTVRDIKIINSPQCHLKFDSSGGIQVDNITISSPETSPNTDGIHLQNTRDVEIQHSNIGCGDDCVSIQTGCSNVHIHHINCGPGHGISLGGLGKDKSVACVSNIVVEKVSVFNTLAGVRIKTWQGGMGSVKNVSFSNIQVSDVKVPIIIDQYYCDKDICKNQTMAVAISGVKYDQIVGTYTSRPVHLACSNGIPCTDVDLTDIQLKPSFKYRGLDEAMCWNSYGKSQGPLYPSSIDSCVRRDGGSVKRIARSREHVCF from the exons ATGAAGTTACATAGGAGTTTATGTCTTGTAGCTTTAATGTTTCTTGTAATAATCACATCTTCCATAACCTCAGTCGAAGGAAGAAAGCACCATCATCATAAGCATAAAAAAGACAAGAAGAAGAACAACAGCGACAATTGTACTGTTCCAGGCTCAAGCCCTGCATCACCGCCTACTATTCCTGGTCATGCCTCTTATCCAACAGGTTCCAAAACATTTGACGTTCTGTCCTTTGGAGCAAAGGGTAATGGAGTTTCTGATGATtcaaag GCGTTTCTAACGGCATGGAAAGCTGCCTGTAAGATCTCTGGTGCTACTGTGGAAATTCCATCGGGATTCAAGTTCTTAATCAAGCCCATAACTCTCCAAGGTCCATGCATGCCTAACCTTGTTTTGCAG ATCAATGGAGCTCTTTTAGCCCCTCCAAAAGTGGGTTCATGGCCGAAATCCAGCTTGTTTCAATGGATAAACTTCAAATGGATCCATAATTTTACCATTCAAGGTTCTGGTGTGGTCGATGGTCAAGGCTCTCAATGGTGGACTCCATCTaatcaaatttatcttattCAG AAGTACTTGAAACATGTTCCGAACTGGAAACCAACT GCTTTAAGATTCTACTCGAGCTTCAATGTGACAGTTCGCGACATCAAAATCATAAACAGCCCTCAATGCCACCTTAAATTTGACAGCTCCGGTGGAATCCAAGTCGATAACATTACGATTTCTTCGCCAGAGACTAGCCCTAATACCGATGGAATTCATCTGCAAAACACCCGAGATGTCGAAATCCAACATTCCAATATCGGATGTG GAGATGACTGTGTATCCATTCAAACAGGTTGCTCCAACGTTCATATACACCATATTAATTGCGGCCCTGGTCACGGTATTAG TTTGGGAGGGCTGGGGAAAGACAAGAGTGTTGCATGTGTATCCAATATAGTTGTTGAGAAAGTCTCAGTCTTCAATACACTAGCTGGAGTTAGAATCAAGACCTGGCAG GGAGGTATGGGGTCTGTGAAGAACGTCTCATTTTCCAATATTCAAGTCTCTGACGTAAAAGTTCCTATAATAATCGACCAATACTACTGCGACAAGGACATATGCAAGAACCAAACGATGGCGGTGGCAATTTCAGGTGTTAAATACGACCAAATCGTCGGGACTTACACGTCGCGACCGGTTCACCTTGCGTGTAGCAATGGAATACCATGCACCGATGTTGATCTAACCGATATTCAATTGAAACCGTCTTTTAAATATCGAGGTTTGGATGAGGCAATGTGTTGGAACTCTTACGGGAAATCGCAGGGACCTTTGTATCCTTCGAGCATCGACTCTTGCGTGAGAAGGGATGGTGGTTCCGTTAAGAGAATAGCTCGATCTCGGGAGCATGTTTGTTTTTGA
- the LOC105767486 gene encoding polygalacturonase At1g48100 isoform X2 — MKLHRSLCLVALMFLVIITSSITSVEGRKHHHHKHKKDKKKNNSDNCTVPGSSPASPPTIPGHASYPTGSKTFDVLSFGAKGNGVSDDSKAFLTAWKAACKISGATVEIPSGFKFLIKPITLQGPCMPNLVLQINGALLAPPKVGSWPKSSLFQWINFKWIHNFTIQGSGVVDGQGSQWWTPSNQIYLIQKYLKHVPNWKPTALRFYSSFNVTVRDIKIINSPQCHLKFDSSGGIQVDNITISSPETSPNTDGIHLQNTRDVEIQHSNIGCGCSNVHIHHINCGPGHGISLGGLGKDKSVACVSNIVVEKVSVFNTLAGVRIKTWQGGMGSVKNVSFSNIQVSDVKVPIIIDQYYCDKDICKNQTMAVAISGVKYDQIVGTYTSRPVHLACSNGIPCTDVDLTDIQLKPSFKYRGLDEAMCWNSYGKSQGPLYPSSIDSCVRRDGGSVKRIARSREHVCF, encoded by the exons ATGAAGTTACATAGGAGTTTATGTCTTGTAGCTTTAATGTTTCTTGTAATAATCACATCTTCCATAACCTCAGTCGAAGGAAGAAAGCACCATCATCATAAGCATAAAAAAGACAAGAAGAAGAACAACAGCGACAATTGTACTGTTCCAGGCTCAAGCCCTGCATCACCGCCTACTATTCCTGGTCATGCCTCTTATCCAACAGGTTCCAAAACATTTGACGTTCTGTCCTTTGGAGCAAAGGGTAATGGAGTTTCTGATGATtcaaag GCGTTTCTAACGGCATGGAAAGCTGCCTGTAAGATCTCTGGTGCTACTGTGGAAATTCCATCGGGATTCAAGTTCTTAATCAAGCCCATAACTCTCCAAGGTCCATGCATGCCTAACCTTGTTTTGCAG ATCAATGGAGCTCTTTTAGCCCCTCCAAAAGTGGGTTCATGGCCGAAATCCAGCTTGTTTCAATGGATAAACTTCAAATGGATCCATAATTTTACCATTCAAGGTTCTGGTGTGGTCGATGGTCAAGGCTCTCAATGGTGGACTCCATCTaatcaaatttatcttattCAG AAGTACTTGAAACATGTTCCGAACTGGAAACCAACT GCTTTAAGATTCTACTCGAGCTTCAATGTGACAGTTCGCGACATCAAAATCATAAACAGCCCTCAATGCCACCTTAAATTTGACAGCTCCGGTGGAATCCAAGTCGATAACATTACGATTTCTTCGCCAGAGACTAGCCCTAATACCGATGGAATTCATCTGCAAAACACCCGAGATGTCGAAATCCAACATTCCAATATCGGATGTG GTTGCTCCAACGTTCATATACACCATATTAATTGCGGCCCTGGTCACGGTATTAG TTTGGGAGGGCTGGGGAAAGACAAGAGTGTTGCATGTGTATCCAATATAGTTGTTGAGAAAGTCTCAGTCTTCAATACACTAGCTGGAGTTAGAATCAAGACCTGGCAG GGAGGTATGGGGTCTGTGAAGAACGTCTCATTTTCCAATATTCAAGTCTCTGACGTAAAAGTTCCTATAATAATCGACCAATACTACTGCGACAAGGACATATGCAAGAACCAAACGATGGCGGTGGCAATTTCAGGTGTTAAATACGACCAAATCGTCGGGACTTACACGTCGCGACCGGTTCACCTTGCGTGTAGCAATGGAATACCATGCACCGATGTTGATCTAACCGATATTCAATTGAAACCGTCTTTTAAATATCGAGGTTTGGATGAGGCAATGTGTTGGAACTCTTACGGGAAATCGCAGGGACCTTTGTATCCTTCGAGCATCGACTCTTGCGTGAGAAGGGATGGTGGTTCCGTTAAGAGAATAGCTCGATCTCGGGAGCATGTTTGTTTTTGA